Within Staphylococcus sp. NRL 16/872, the genomic segment AACAGAAAGTAAGGCATCTAGCTCTGCTTTTTTAGCTTCTGCTTCTTCATGCGTACGCCCCACGTAAGTGACTAATCCCGGAAAGACTTTAATGTATCTTGGGTTATCTGTATTTTGTTTCATTTGAGCATCTAGTCTTTCACGATAGCGTTGAGCTTGTTTGAGATTCCACGCTACTGAATAGACGGCATCAGCATATTTCGTAGCTAATGCAATACCGTGGTTAGATGAACCTGCTTGCATAGCAACGGGCTTTCCTTGTGGACTTTGTGGTGTAGTGAGTGGTCCACGCACTTGGAAATATTTACTTTTATGGTGAAGCGGTTGTATCGTTGTCGTATCCATCAACGTGCCGGCTTCACGATCAGGTTGAAAGTCCTCAGTAGTCCATGACTCAAACAACTCATTAACGACGTGGGCGAATTCGTCCGCCTTTTCATAACGAACAGCATGCTCAGGCAATGCTTCCATACTGTGGTTCTGAGCCTCCACATCTGTCATAGAAGTCACTAAATTCCAACCGACGCGTCCACCAGTGATATGGTCCAAACTTAATAACTGACGCGCTGCCGTAAATGGATTTGAAAATGTACTCGAGATAGTGGGTACCAAACCAACATGATGTGTAACCTGGGAAATAGCCGTTAAGTTAATGAGCGGGTCAAACCAGAAACTCGGCATCGTCGTGAAACCAGGATTGAAAGCTTGATTATCCGCAAAGAATACGACGTCAAATAGTCCTTTTTCGGAAAGTTGAGCTAGCTCTTGATAATACGTAATATCACCAAGACGTTCAACGCTTGAATTAGATTGTTGCCAAGCTGCCTGATGATGCCCACAACCGTAAATTAAAATGCCAATGTGTAATTGTTGTTTCTCTTTCTTCATAATGAATCACTAACACTCCAGTTTGTTGTTGGGATTTTGATTAAATAGAGAAGAATGCGTGCATTGAGTACGTCACTATCGACTCCAAAAGTTTTAGTTCATTGTTAAACCACCATCAACTGTAATGTTTTGTCCTGTAACGCCATTTGCGGCTTCAGAACTTAAGTACGCTACCATATTTGCCACGTCTTGAGGTGTAGTCACTTTGCGTAATGGTGTCGTTTGGGCAATCAAGTCAAATACTTCTGGTGTGGTTACAGCACTGGCATCAGTCGTTTTTAATAAGCCACCAGAAACCATATTAGCCGTAATGCCATATTGACCTAATTCAGCAGCAACGTTGCGTGTAAATCCGATTAAGCCTGCTTTGGCTGTTGTATATTCATGATATGGCACGACAGGATTTTGGAATAAATTTGTACCGATGCTGATGATACTACCAGCGTTACGTTCAATAAATTGAGGGACTACACTTTGAGTAACATTAAATGCTGCTTTTAATGTGCCATCAATTTGCTGTTGGTAATCTTCCCAAGTTAAGTCTTTAAATGCTTTTTGTGCTACTGGGTCAAACTTGAAATTGACTAACGCATTATTGACAACCACATCGATTTGACCGAAATGGGCGGTTGCTTCTTTGACTAAACGTTCCACTTCTTCGCGTTGTGTCACGTCTGCTTGTAGTGCGATTGCGTTGTCGCCTAATTCTGTTGCTAACTGTTCAGCAGTCTCTTTACTCTTATTATAATTAATGACAACTTGAAATCCTTGAGACACTAATGTTTTTACGATGACTGCGCCTAAACCACGGCCACTGCCTGTTACTAATACTGTTCTTGCCATTGCACAAGCCTCCATCACTTTCTTTTACAGTAAAAAAATACGCAACCTTCGCTAGGAAAGTTGCGTAAATGATAGATATGTATATAGAAAAGAGATTTGACATAAAATCTCTATCAACATCTAAAATTTATCCCACACTTTCCTACGCTAGTATGAACTAGTTCAGGTTCAAAGGGTTCGAGGACAAGCCTCATCTCAGTTAAAAAACACCCCTAGTGCATATATTAATACTATATTTACAATGTATAATTTTTGAATTTAGAAGTCAAGGTAATTGCAGAGTAAAAGTAGGGCAAGATAGGCTATCTATTTGCGTCTATCTTGTCTGCTTTTAGGAAATCTTTTAGTTTAAAGCGAATAAATTAAAGGCTCTTATAAGTTTCATAGGTTAATTAATTAATCAAAATTGATTAAAAATAAATTTGTAAAAATATT encodes:
- a CDS encoding LLM class flavin-dependent oxidoreductase; translation: MKKEKQQLHIGILIYGCGHHQAAWQQSNSSVERLGDITYYQELAQLSEKGLFDVVFFADNQAFNPGFTTMPSFWFDPLINLTAISQVTHHVGLVPTISSTFSNPFTAARQLLSLDHITGGRVGWNLVTSMTDVEAQNHSMEALPEHAVRYEKADEFAHVVNELFESWTTEDFQPDREAGTLMDTTTIQPLHHKSKYFQVRGPLTTPQSPQGKPVAMQAGSSNHGIALATKYADAVYSVAWNLKQAQRYRERLDAQMKQNTDNPRYIKVFPGLVTYVGRTHEEAEAKKAELDALLSVETALKQLSFFVQQDCNQWELDQPVPELPPLEEFSGPKGRYETILEIINDKQPTVRELLGYLNAGGGHLTLVGTPEEIVDEMEHWFNEGVADGFNLMPPSLPHSLKDFVDLIVPELQRRGLYRTAYTGHTLRDHLGLN
- a CDS encoding 3-oxoacyl-ACP reductase — translated: MARTVLVTGSGRGLGAVIVKTLVSQGFQVVINYNKSKETAEQLATELGDNAIALQADVTQREEVERLVKEATAHFGQIDVVVNNALVNFKFDPVAQKAFKDLTWEDYQQQIDGTLKAAFNVTQSVVPQFIERNAGSIISIGTNLFQNPVVPYHEYTTAKAGLIGFTRNVAAELGQYGITANMVSGGLLKTTDASAVTTPEVFDLIAQTTPLRKVTTPQDVANMVAYLSSEAANGVTGQNITVDGGLTMN